One Ignavibacteria bacterium genomic window carries:
- a CDS encoding deoxyhypusine synthase has protein sequence MATKKDFLKETIQHIDIKKHNVVPLVDDMKDMAFSSRDLAKAAEYYDMMLSDPNCSVMLCLAGSLFSAGLKNVVVDMVRNNMVDAIVSTGAIMVDQDFFEGLGFKHYKGNQFADDNVLRELMIDRIYDTYIDEEDLRECDMIIGNLCDTLERRPYSSREFIWHMGEYLSKNGKNKDSVVLAAYEHNVPIFVPAFSDCSAGFGLVHHQFHNPDSHVSIDSAKDFLELTKLKLDAFETGLYMIGGGVPKNFAQDTVVAAEILGKDVPMHKYAIQVTVADDRDGALSGSTLKEASSWGKVDMTYEQMVYCEATIAMPLISGYAYHKGNWKNRKKREFSKMFQNESVNA, from the coding sequence ATGGCGACAAAGAAAGACTTCCTAAAAGAGACAATCCAGCACATTGACATCAAAAAACATAATGTAGTTCCGCTTGTTGATGACATGAAAGACATGGCTTTTTCATCGAGAGATTTGGCAAAAGCTGCCGAGTATTATGACATGATGCTTTCTGACCCTAATTGTTCAGTTATGTTGTGTTTAGCAGGCTCACTTTTTTCAGCAGGATTAAAAAATGTTGTAGTGGACATGGTTCGCAATAACATGGTTGATGCAATCGTTTCAACGGGCGCTATTATGGTTGACCAGGATTTCTTTGAAGGACTTGGCTTCAAACATTATAAAGGAAATCAGTTTGCAGATGATAATGTTTTGCGTGAATTAATGATTGACAGAATTTATGATACATATATCGATGAAGAAGACTTAAGAGAGTGCGATATGATAATCGGAAATCTATGTGACACTCTTGAAAGAAGACCATACTCATCACGTGAGTTTATATGGCACATGGGTGAGTATCTCTCAAAGAACGGAAAGAATAAAGACTCTGTTGTGCTTGCTGCATATGAACACAATGTTCCGATTTTTGTGCCTGCGTTCTCGGACTGTTCTGCAGGATTCGGATTGGTTCATCATCAGTTTCATAATCCCGATTCGCATGTTTCTATTGACTCGGCAAAAGATTTTCTTGAGCTTACAAAATTAAAGCTTGATGCTTTTGAAACCGGCTTATACATGATTGGCGGAGGTGTCCCGAAAAACTTTGCGCAGGATACTGTTGTTGCAGCAGAGATATTAGGCAAAGATGTCCCGATGCACAAGTATGCAATTCAGGTTACTGTTGCAGACGATAGAGATGGTGCGCTTTCAGGTTCAACATTGAAAGAAGCAAGCTCATGGGGAAAAGTTGACATGACCTACGAACAAATGGTCTACTGCGAAGCAACAATTGCGATGCCGTTGATTTCAGGATATGCTTATCATAAAGGCAATTGGAAGAACAGAAAGAAAAGAGAATTCAGCAAGATGTTTCAGAACGAATCAGTAAACGCATAA
- a CDS encoding T9SS type A sorting domain-containing protein: MKKLLLILIVVIVSGTGYAQNKKVLFEEFTNASCGPCAASNPTLRAYMESKGDSIIGIKYHTNFPGFDPMYNANPTQVEQRRGGYYSDVNAVPWLKGDGNCFADIWPFNQTNLDNAFNTRKAITPQVLITVIDQRIAGDTIRATVTINIPSNLPAGDYKLRVMATQKYIQYVTPPGSNGEMYFPHVFLLGLPDMTGTTLPTSAGTHQFIFKYKRQASWIDSLVSTVAFVQNDASGQKEVLNVGEGADNPTGIVNTSTEVPASFKLHQNYPNPFNPSTSIKFEVPVTGHVKLKVYNSLGKEVATLINENLIAGTYDFDFNASNLASGVYIYKLESNNFSDVKKMMLLK; this comes from the coding sequence ATGAAAAAATTATTACTGATTTTGATTGTGGTCATAGTATCCGGTACAGGCTATGCACAAAATAAAAAAGTTTTATTTGAAGAGTTTACAAATGCTTCATGCGGACCATGCGCTGCAAGTAACCCGACGTTGAGAGCATATATGGAATCCAAAGGTGACAGCATAATCGGAATAAAATATCATACAAACTTTCCCGGCTTTGACCCGATGTATAATGCAAATCCGACCCAAGTAGAACAAAGAAGGGGAGGATATTATTCAGACGTTAATGCTGTTCCTTGGCTTAAAGGTGACGGAAATTGCTTTGCTGATATCTGGCCATTCAACCAGACAAATCTTGATAATGCATTTAACACAAGGAAAGCAATTACTCCGCAGGTTTTGATTACAGTTATAGACCAGAGGATTGCCGGAGATACAATAAGAGCGACAGTTACAATAAACATTCCTTCAAATTTGCCTGCAGGTGATTATAAGCTGAGAGTAATGGCAACGCAGAAATATATTCAATATGTTACTCCTCCCGGTTCAAACGGCGAAATGTATTTTCCGCATGTATTTTTATTGGGTTTGCCTGATATGACCGGAACAACATTGCCGACAAGCGCAGGAACGCATCAGTTTATATTTAAATATAAAAGACAGGCATCATGGATTGACTCTCTTGTTTCTACAGTTGCATTCGTTCAGAATGATGCAAGCGGGCAAAAAGAAGTTTTGAATGTTGGTGAAGGCGCCGATAACCCGACAGGAATCGTAAACACATCAACTGAAGTTCCTGCAAGCTTCAAGCTTCATCAGAACTATCCTAATCCGTTCAATCCGAGCACTTCGATTAAGTTCGAAGTTCCCGTAACAGGACACGTAAAGCTGAAAGTTTATAACTCACTCGGCAAAGAGGTTGCAACTCTAATAAACGAAAACCTCATTGCAGGAACATATGACTTTGATTTCAACGCATCAAACTTAGCTTCGGGAGTTTATATTTACAAACTCGAATCAAACAATTTCTCAGATGTAAAGAAAATGATGTTGCTAAAATAA
- the ppk1 gene encoding polyphosphate kinase 1, giving the protein MQKRKEFFFNRELSWIEFNRRVLEEAQDITNPLLERVKFLSIFSNNLDEFFMIRVSGLKRQIVSDVNELSVDGMSAQEQITEIWNKLVPLVDEQYKTFNEVITPQLRENNINIFKYDELIESDKLAVNEYFDKELFPILTPLAIDNVHPFPNLVNRSLALAIILDDPTTDENEEKVCVIQIPSNIPRFYKINTLEGYQYISTEEIIRANVNKLFPGMHSTDCFSFRITRNADLELEEEEADDLLKLIEEEVKKRRLGILIRLEVDKKMPDKLLNFLVNLLKVKEYEIYKMDGLMNLADLMELYKIDLRNLKYEGFTPRISSYFREAEDDFFKAISQRDILLHHPFYSFSSVSEFVAQAAEDPNVYAIKLTLYRTSGDSPIIKSLIEAAENGKQVTAVVELKARFDEENNIIWARALEKAGVHVVYGLVGLKTHCKLALVVRKEEGGMRRYLHMGTGNYNPATSKIYTDFGLFTCNESFGKDASNLFNYLTGYSKQLNFEKFIVAPVFLRKKLLSLIDKEIASHKEYGNGRIIVKNNALMDNDIILKLYEASKAGVKIDMIVRGICSLKPNIEGLSENIMVQSIVGRFLEHSRAYYFNNNGNSSVYLGSADWMERNFDRRVEVLFPIEDKGIKEDIIEILELYLSDNVKSRVLLPDGSYIRKRRNASDQKINIQEYFLKKVKSKHEKEIKEEVRKKVMEHDALKIKIYD; this is encoded by the coding sequence ATGCAAAAGCGAAAAGAGTTTTTTTTCAATAGAGAGTTAAGCTGGATTGAATTTAACCGAAGAGTCCTCGAGGAAGCTCAGGATATCACAAACCCTCTTCTCGAAAGAGTAAAATTTCTTTCAATATTCTCAAACAATCTCGATGAGTTTTTTATGATTCGCGTATCGGGATTGAAACGTCAGATTGTCAGCGACGTGAACGAACTTTCTGTTGACGGAATGAGCGCGCAAGAGCAGATTACCGAAATCTGGAATAAACTTGTTCCGCTTGTCGATGAACAATACAAAACTTTTAACGAAGTCATTACCCCGCAGCTCAGAGAAAACAACATCAACATTTTTAAATATGATGAGCTGATTGAATCCGATAAATTGGCCGTCAATGAATATTTCGATAAAGAACTCTTTCCAATTTTAACTCCTCTTGCAATTGACAACGTTCATCCGTTTCCGAATCTTGTAAACAGAAGTCTTGCGCTTGCAATTATTCTCGATGACCCGACTACTGACGAGAACGAAGAAAAAGTTTGTGTAATCCAGATACCGAGCAACATTCCAAGGTTTTACAAAATTAACACTCTTGAAGGATACCAATATATTTCAACTGAAGAAATAATCCGCGCAAACGTTAATAAGCTTTTTCCGGGAATGCACTCAACCGATTGTTTTAGTTTCAGAATCACACGCAATGCAGATCTTGAACTTGAAGAAGAAGAAGCGGATGATTTATTAAAATTAATCGAGGAAGAAGTTAAAAAAAGAAGATTGGGAATCCTTATCCGTCTTGAAGTCGATAAAAAAATGCCTGATAAGCTTTTGAATTTTCTTGTAAACCTTTTAAAAGTTAAAGAATACGAAATCTATAAAATGGATGGCTTAATGAACTTAGCCGACCTTATGGAATTATATAAAATAGATTTACGTAATCTTAAATATGAGGGTTTTACTCCGCGCATATCTTCTTACTTTAGGGAAGCGGAGGATGATTTCTTTAAAGCAATTTCACAGCGTGATATACTGCTTCATCATCCATTTTATTCTTTCTCATCTGTCAGCGAGTTCGTTGCGCAAGCAGCGGAAGACCCTAATGTTTATGCAATAAAGCTTACATTATATAGAACAAGCGGTGACTCCCCTATTATTAAGTCATTAATTGAAGCTGCCGAAAACGGCAAGCAGGTAACAGCAGTAGTTGAATTGAAAGCACGCTTCGATGAAGAGAACAATATCATCTGGGCGCGCGCACTTGAGAAAGCAGGTGTGCATGTCGTATACGGACTTGTCGGTTTGAAAACTCACTGCAAGCTTGCGCTTGTTGTCAGAAAAGAAGAAGGCGGAATGCGCAGATACCTGCATATGGGAACGGGAAATTACAATCCTGCAACATCAAAAATTTATACTGACTTTGGATTATTCACATGTAATGAAAGCTTTGGAAAAGATGCATCGAATTTGTTTAATTATCTGACGGGCTATTCAAAGCAATTAAATTTTGAAAAATTCATAGTTGCCCCGGTATTCTTAAGAAAAAAATTACTCTCATTAATTGATAAAGAAATTGCATCTCATAAAGAATATGGTAACGGAAGAATTATTGTAAAAAATAATGCGTTGATGGATAACGATATTATTTTAAAATTATATGAAGCTTCCAAAGCAGGTGTTAAAATCGACATGATAGTCCGCGGAATTTGTTCGCTTAAGCCAAACATCGAAGGACTTAGCGAAAATATTATGGTGCAGAGTATTGTCGGAAGATTTTTGGAGCACAGCAGGGCATATTATTTCAATAATAACGGGAATTCTTCTGTATATCTCGGAAGCGCCGACTGGATGGAAAGAAATTTTGACAGACGCGTCGAAGTATTATTCCCGATTGAAGATAAAGGAATTAAAGAAGACATTATTGAAATACTTGAATTATATTTAAGCGATAATGTCAAATCAAGAGTTTTGCTTCCCGATGGCAGTTATATCAGAAAGCGAAGAAATGCAAGCGATCAGAAAATAAATATTCAGGAATATTTTTTGAAAAAGGTAAAGAGCAAACACGAAAAGGAAATCAAGGAAGAAGTCCGAAAAAAAGTTATGGAACACGACGCATTGAAAATAAAAATTTACGATTAA